One stretch of Aquimarina sp. Aq107 DNA includes these proteins:
- a CDS encoding folylpolyglutamate synthase/dihydrofolate synthase family protein yields the protein MDYQTTLKWMFAQLPMYQRQGASAYKIDLTNTVNLVTYLKNPESEFRSIHVAGTNGKGSTSHMLASVLQESGYKVGLYTSPHLKDFRERIRVNGKVISKEYVVNFISEHRSYFEANQLSFFEMTVGLAFQYFSESNVDIAIIEAGLGGRLDSTNIIIPEVSVITNIGLDHTQFLGNTLREIAREKAGIIKNNIPVVVGRTTDETKEVFEKKALEHHSDIYFAFDYQGVVFSTDLKGRYQGENMKTVLQTILILQEKGWSISNESMEKGLANVVKNTSLLGRWQILGENPKVICDTAHNEDGLTYVMKQLSEEKYDTLHIVLGVVNDKDLHNILPLFPVNAIYYFAKPDIGRGLEVEILKETALIFNLKGKGYSSVSLAYKTALQEASNEDLIYVGGSTFVIAEII from the coding sequence ATCGACTATCAAACAACTTTAAAGTGGATGTTTGCACAGTTACCAATGTATCAGCGTCAGGGTGCAAGCGCATATAAAATTGATTTAACAAATACAGTTAATTTAGTAACTTATCTTAAAAATCCTGAAAGTGAATTCAGGAGTATTCATGTAGCAGGAACCAATGGGAAAGGGTCGACTAGTCATATGCTTGCTTCTGTTTTACAAGAATCCGGATATAAAGTCGGCTTGTATACTTCACCTCACCTTAAAGATTTTAGAGAACGAATTCGTGTTAATGGAAAAGTTATAAGCAAAGAATATGTAGTGAATTTTATTTCAGAGCATAGATCTTATTTTGAAGCAAATCAATTATCGTTTTTTGAAATGACTGTCGGCTTAGCTTTTCAATATTTTTCTGAATCTAATGTGGATATTGCAATAATTGAAGCGGGTCTAGGTGGTAGGTTAGATTCTACAAATATTATTATACCAGAGGTTTCTGTTATTACTAACATAGGATTAGATCATACACAGTTTTTGGGAAATACATTGAGAGAAATTGCGAGAGAAAAGGCAGGAATTATTAAAAATAACATACCTGTTGTTGTAGGTAGAACAACTGACGAGACGAAGGAAGTATTTGAAAAAAAGGCTTTAGAACATCATAGTGATATCTATTTTGCTTTTGATTACCAGGGTGTTGTTTTTAGTACGGATCTAAAAGGTAGGTATCAGGGCGAAAATATGAAAACCGTATTGCAAACAATTCTTATACTTCAAGAAAAAGGTTGGAGTATTAGTAATGAGAGTATGGAGAAAGGTCTAGCAAATGTTGTAAAGAACACAAGTTTGTTAGGTAGGTGGCAGATATTAGGGGAAAATCCAAAAGTTATATGTGATACTGCGCATAATGAAGATGGCTTAACGTATGTGATGAAACAGTTGTCAGAGGAAAAGTATGATACTTTGCATATAGTTTTAGGTGTGGTAAATGATAAAGATTTACATAATATTTTACCTTTATTTCCTGTAAATGCTATTTATTATTTTGCAAAACCTGACATAGGAAGAGGATTAGAAGTAGAAATATTAAAGGAAACAGCGTTAATTTTTAATTTAAAAGGAAAAGGTTATAGTTCTGTGTCGTTAGCTTATAAGACTGCTTTACAGGAAGCTAGCAATGAGGATTTGATCTATGTTGGTGGCAGTACATTCGTAATTGCAGAAATAATTTAA
- a CDS encoding prolyl oligopeptidase family serine peptidase, which yields MIRKLSVFLLLVVAIQCKEKEKTEALKDSNIVDEYYGQKIEDTYRILENLNDSVTINWLKDQKTETEKAFGHNPGIVKIQKSIEKKRNDNESIITKLKISQDDIHFYLKRSKIETTSKVYLRNGLNGSEEILYDPKDFKPSSDESYSINYIQPNWDSSKIVLSITKNDEEFSQLFVMDVKTKKIVSDTLPNALPNSLGGVEWLSNNEGFIYTYTPITDTKNKDYSFLAEAKIYYLNKKVDKLKTIFSKKNNPKINIKQEDFPIIYFTHPKNKYVLASIAGVSSYRDTYYEEIKNISQEKINWKKLYGKQEKIKQFFLYGSDLYYRTAKGASNFKICKVNLDAPNFEDATILVPEQNSSVISDFEITKDGIYYVKTKNGVEAKLFFRDHLTTKESEIKLPKPSGNINLSSHGIDFSELRITIEGWTSYKETYILNHETKQFESIDLVPVTQYDFLKDIIVEEIEIPSHDGVMVPLSIIYRKGTKLNGQNRMLINAYGAYKWSNSPFLYNYLLYWLEEGGIYATAHVRGGGEKGDDWHLGGRKTTKPNSWKDLIACTTYLINNNYTNKDKTALWGASAGGITIGRAITERPDLYKAAAIRVGTLNMLRSEFGPNGQNNIKEFGTVKDSIEFQALLEMDAYHNLKKGTKYPAVYLTAGMNDSRVPPWQPAKFAAKLQEEGNSNNPVLLDVDFEGGHGFEASANKKDKELSKIMTFLLWQTGHPDYQLK from the coding sequence ATGATAAGAAAATTAAGTGTATTTCTACTTCTGGTAGTCGCAATTCAATGTAAAGAAAAAGAAAAAACTGAAGCTTTGAAAGATTCAAATATTGTAGATGAGTATTATGGCCAAAAAATTGAAGATACATATCGAATACTAGAGAATTTAAATGATTCAGTAACTATAAATTGGTTAAAAGACCAAAAAACAGAAACTGAGAAAGCTTTTGGTCATAATCCAGGAATAGTTAAAATTCAAAAATCCATTGAAAAAAAGAGAAACGATAATGAAAGTATTATTACTAAATTGAAAATTAGTCAAGATGATATTCACTTTTATTTAAAACGTTCAAAAATTGAAACAACATCTAAAGTCTACCTGAGAAATGGTTTAAACGGATCAGAAGAAATTTTATATGATCCAAAAGATTTCAAACCTTCTTCGGATGAATCTTATTCTATAAACTACATTCAACCAAATTGGGATTCCAGCAAAATAGTCTTAAGCATAACTAAGAATGACGAAGAGTTTTCTCAACTTTTTGTGATGGATGTAAAAACAAAAAAAATAGTTTCTGATACGCTACCCAATGCATTACCCAATTCCTTAGGAGGAGTCGAATGGCTATCAAATAATGAAGGGTTCATTTACACCTACACTCCAATTACAGATACCAAAAACAAAGATTATTCTTTTCTAGCTGAGGCTAAAATCTATTATTTAAATAAAAAAGTAGATAAACTTAAAACCATATTTTCTAAAAAGAATAACCCAAAAATTAATATCAAACAAGAGGATTTTCCTATTATCTATTTCACACATCCTAAAAATAAATATGTTCTTGCTTCAATTGCTGGAGTATCATCTTACAGAGATACTTATTACGAAGAAATAAAAAATATATCCCAAGAAAAGATAAATTGGAAAAAGCTTTATGGAAAACAAGAAAAAATTAAACAGTTTTTTCTCTATGGTAGTGATCTATATTATCGAACTGCCAAAGGAGCCTCCAATTTCAAAATTTGTAAAGTTAATCTAGACGCACCTAATTTTGAAGATGCCACAATATTAGTTCCGGAACAAAATTCATCTGTAATATCTGATTTCGAAATAACTAAAGACGGAATTTATTACGTAAAAACAAAAAATGGAGTTGAAGCTAAATTATTTTTTCGAGATCATCTAACTACAAAAGAATCCGAAATTAAGCTTCCCAAACCTTCTGGTAATATCAATTTGTCTTCACACGGAATCGATTTTTCTGAACTAAGAATTACAATAGAAGGTTGGACTAGTTATAAGGAAACGTATATTCTAAATCACGAAACAAAGCAATTTGAATCAATAGATTTAGTACCAGTTACTCAATATGATTTTTTAAAAGACATAATTGTTGAAGAAATTGAAATTCCATCACATGATGGAGTTATGGTACCTTTATCAATTATATATAGAAAAGGAACCAAGTTAAATGGTCAAAATAGAATGCTAATTAACGCATATGGAGCGTATAAATGGTCCAACTCTCCCTTTTTATATAATTATTTATTGTATTGGTTAGAAGAGGGTGGTATCTACGCAACAGCTCACGTTCGTGGAGGAGGAGAAAAAGGAGATGATTGGCATTTAGGAGGGCGTAAAACTACTAAACCTAATTCATGGAAAGATTTGATTGCCTGCACGACATATCTGATTAATAATAATTACACAAATAAAGATAAAACAGCACTTTGGGGAGCTAGTGCAGGTGGTATTACCATCGGCAGAGCAATCACAGAACGCCCAGACCTTTATAAAGCTGCCGCTATTCGAGTTGGGACGTTGAATATGTTACGCTCCGAATTTGGCCCTAATGGTCAAAATAACATTAAAGAATTTGGCACTGTCAAAGACTCTATAGAGTTTCAAGCATTATTAGAAATGGATGCCTATCACAATCTTAAAAAAGGAACAAAATATCCGGCAGTTTATCTTACCGCTGGCATGAATGATTCACGTGTACCCCCATGGCAACCAGCTAAATTTGCTGCAAAATTACAGGAAGAAGGCAATTCTAATAATCCAGTCTTATTGGATGTTGATTTTGAAGGTGGTCATGGGTTTGAAGCTTCTGCTAATAAAAAAGATAAAGAATTATCTAAAATAATGACTTTTTTACTATGGCAAACAGGTCATCCAGATTATCAATTAAAATAA
- a CDS encoding AraC family transcriptional regulator: MVKQNNNVAELAEAYYTLSEIFSHSEDAVKYSDSIIQVSQNLEDKAYLAKGYLQKGIQLYYVVEYNEALKNYLKANEYYSEQKDEFKQLIIRHYIGLLKSKIHENNEAFNIFKENMSFFKKLEHQEKHKKQYLKSLFAISNAYILNKRADSAQFYSKKGIQVSSDTEDKYLYPLFLLSYGSAKLIQKEYKTALDSMIKGTSLIEDKKISLAMNYIHISSIYDSINDKTKSIYYLDKVDSTYKKSPQVILQARDAYEALFKKYEDNAEKQLEIIKKLLSVDSILKTRPTNLSKQIAEQYDTPKLISEKEKLITKLETEKKTEKLINWFLVLFVLILSAIIIYVGRRNLINKKRFKILLENRNEHAVKKNSTHPKEKSRREDIDLPSEVVDTILSKLDKFERSNQFVTKQYTLSLLAKELNTNNGYLSKIINTKKKTSFSQYINNLRIDYAVTRLTEDSKLRSYTIKAIAKEFGFNTAQSFTTAFHKNTGIYPSYFLKNLKNKIAENR, translated from the coding sequence TTGGTCAAACAAAATAATAATGTTGCTGAGCTTGCAGAGGCTTATTACACGCTTTCTGAAATATTTAGTCATTCTGAGGATGCCGTTAAATATTCTGATAGTATCATCCAAGTGTCGCAAAACCTTGAAGACAAAGCTTATCTGGCTAAAGGTTATTTACAAAAAGGAATACAGCTTTATTATGTAGTAGAATATAACGAAGCATTAAAAAATTATCTAAAAGCGAATGAATATTATAGTGAGCAAAAAGATGAATTCAAACAGTTAATTATAAGACATTACATAGGATTACTTAAAAGTAAAATTCATGAAAACAATGAAGCATTTAATATTTTTAAGGAAAATATGTCTTTTTTTAAAAAACTAGAGCATCAAGAAAAACATAAAAAACAGTATTTAAAATCTTTATTCGCTATTTCTAATGCTTACATACTTAATAAAAGGGCAGATTCTGCTCAATTCTATAGCAAGAAAGGGATACAAGTAAGCTCGGATACTGAGGATAAATATTTGTATCCACTTTTTTTACTATCGTATGGAAGTGCCAAATTGATACAAAAGGAATACAAAACCGCCCTAGACAGTATGATTAAAGGGACTTCATTAATAGAAGACAAGAAAATTTCACTTGCTATGAATTACATACATATTAGCAGTATTTATGATTCGATTAATGATAAAACAAAGTCCATATATTATCTTGATAAAGTTGATTCTACCTATAAAAAAAGTCCTCAAGTAATTCTTCAAGCACGAGATGCCTATGAAGCTTTATTCAAAAAATATGAAGACAATGCTGAAAAACAATTAGAAATCATAAAGAAATTACTATCCGTGGATAGTATTCTTAAAACTAGACCTACGAATCTAAGTAAACAGATAGCAGAACAATATGATACTCCAAAATTAATTTCGGAAAAAGAAAAACTGATAACAAAACTTGAAACGGAGAAAAAAACAGAAAAACTGATAAATTGGTTTTTAGTTCTATTCGTTTTGATTTTGTCAGCGATTATTATTTATGTTGGTAGAAGAAATTTAATAAACAAAAAACGGTTTAAAATCTTATTAGAAAACCGGAATGAACATGCAGTAAAGAAAAATAGTACGCATCCTAAAGAGAAAAGTCGAAGAGAAGATATTGATTTACCATCTGAAGTAGTCGATACGATTCTAAGTAAGCTTGATAAATTCGAAAGAAGTAATCAATTTGTAACAAAACAATACACTTTAAGTTTGCTTGCCAAAGAATTAAATACCAATAATGGTTATTTATCAAAAATAATAAATACAAAGAAAAAGACTTCTTTTTCTCAATACATTAATAATCTCAGGATCGATTATGCAGTAACAAGACTAACCGAGGACTCTAAATTACGATCCTATACTATAAAAGCCATTGCCAAAGAATTTGGCTTTAATACAGCACAGTCTTTTACTACCGCTTTCCATAAAAACACTGGGATCTACCCTTCTTATTTTTTAAAGAATTTAAAGAACAAAATAGCGGAAAATAGGTGA
- a CDS encoding UpxY family transcription antiterminator — translation MSKTFKTGWYVLYVKSCQEKKVHDLLQEDQLESFLPVVKTIRKWSDRKKIAFKPLFTSYVFVKINSPLDFHKALSVNGACAYIRFGSEYAIVKDQEILNIKLFLGSNEISNVETSNRTFKIGEIKKINYGSLSGLECEILKVNNTNKLIVRIDSLQQSIIATIPSCHIVDIHKVA, via the coding sequence ATGTCAAAAACTTTTAAAACCGGTTGGTATGTCCTGTATGTTAAATCATGTCAGGAGAAAAAAGTTCACGATCTTTTACAAGAAGATCAATTAGAATCTTTTTTACCCGTAGTGAAAACTATTAGAAAATGGAGTGATAGAAAAAAGATTGCTTTTAAACCTCTTTTTACTTCTTATGTATTTGTAAAGATTAATTCACCTTTAGATTTTCATAAAGCACTTTCCGTAAATGGCGCTTGTGCTTATATCCGATTTGGGAGCGAATATGCAATAGTAAAGGATCAAGAGATTTTAAACATTAAATTATTTTTAGGATCTAACGAAATTTCTAATGTAGAAACTTCTAATAGAACATTTAAAATAGGTGAAATCAAGAAAATTAACTACGGATCACTAAGTGGCCTGGAGTGTGAGATCTTAAAAGTTAACAACACCAATAAACTTATCGTAAGGATAGATTCATTGCAACAGAGTATTATAGCTACAATTCCTTCTTGCCATATTGTAGATATTCATAAGGTAGCATAA